The Trichoderma atroviride chromosome 5, complete sequence genome contains a region encoding:
- a CDS encoding uncharacterized protein (EggNog:ENOG41), whose protein sequence is MHVFVTGASGLIGRAVTQELIRSGHSVLGLVRSDKSAEKVKALGAEVLKGDLSDLSVLKYGAANSDGVIHLAFVHDFDNFGQSCQTDREAIKAMGAVLAWSDRPLLVTSGTMLLRQGQVGTEDDSFDPKSPQFSLRGESEELAKQLASEGVRTAIMRLAPVNHGDGDDHMFISNLITVARRTRVASYIGEGLNHWPAVHYLDTAVAYRLALEKATPGTTYHVVAERGVVLRDIAEVIGQKLGIPVESRSFEDCQKSFGHFASVIMSDNVVSSAKTQAALGWTPTQCTLLTDLEHGKYL, encoded by the coding sequence ATGCACGTCTTTGTTACAGGTGCATCTGGCCTCATAGGTAGAGCTGTTACACAAGAGCTTATCAGATCCGGGCATTCCGTCTTGGGACTCGTCCGCTCCGATAAGTCTGCCGAGAAAGTGAAGGCCCTCGGAGCCGAGGTTTTGAAAGGGGATCTCTCGGACTTGAGTGTCTTGAAGTATGGCGCCGCCAATTCTGACGGTGTGATTCACTTGGCCTTTGTCCACGACTTTGATAATTTTGGCCAAAGCTGCCAAACGGACCGAGAGGCTATCAAGGCCATGGGTGCTGTTCTTGCCTGGTCGGACCGCCCTCTTCTCGTCACTAGCGGGACTATGCTGCTTCGCCAGGGTCAGGTTGGGACTGAAGATGATTCCTTCGACCCGAAGTCGCCTCAATTTTCTCTTCGCGGAGAGTCAGAAGAACTGGCCAAACAGCTTGCTTCCGAGGGCGTACGCACAGCGATCATGCGCCTTGCACCCGTTAATCACGGCGATGGTGACGACCACATGTTCATCTCCAACTTGATCACCGTTGCTCGTCGAACGAGAGTGGCGTCATATATCGGCGAGGGCCTCAACCACTGGCCAGCCGTTCATTACCTTGACACCGCCGTCGCGTATCGCCTCGCACTAGAAAAAGCAACTCCGGGGACCACGTACCATGTCGTCGCCGAGAGAGGGGTCGTTCTAAGGGATATAGCAGAAGTCATTGGACAGAAACTAGGCATTCCGGTAGAGTCAAGATCTTTCGAAGATTGTCAAAAGTCTTTTGGCCATTTTGCGTCCGTTATAATGTCCGACAATGTCGTGTCCAGCGCCAAGACTCAGGCAGCGCTCGGATGGACTCCAACGCAGTGCACGCTGCTCACTGACCTCGAGCACGGCAAGTACTTGTAA
- a CDS encoding uncharacterized protein (EggNog:ENOG41), with amino-acid sequence MGFYFDDLKVQLFDKGLRPLDATTMNQVGLAVAATFQHLEETKNKRIYVKSFSVSQAQIVDTFEKLSDKKFKRLDGSAKKLIAVGKKHIEEGNWDLGYPESVTAALYSDTGFGYSSGRA; translated from the coding sequence ATGGGTTTTTACTTTGATGACCTGAAAGTTCAGTTATTCGACAAGGGCCTAAGACCTCTCGACGCCACTACTATGAATCAAGTCGGCCTAGCGGTCGCCGCAACCTTTCAACACCTTGAGGAGACAAAAAATAAGCGGATATATGTCAAgtctttttctgtttctcagGCTCAGATTGTCGACACCTTTGAGAAACTTTCAGACAAAAAGTTCAAGAGACTTGACGGAAGTGCCAAGAAGTTGATTGCCGTTGGTAAGAAGCATATAGAAGAAGGAAACTGGGATCTTGGATATCCAGAATCAGTTACAGCAGCCCTTTACTCAGACACAGGCTTTGGCTACTCTTCAGGACGCGCATGA
- a CDS encoding uncharacterized protein (EggNog:ENOG41~TransMembrane:1 (i40-57o)), translating to MTPSRVISGIMDKWVRRHYDLDFQMLKSSVALGFRRMSRASMLFIVLSLSLIIIFLYPKAHIGPHAPEYLQRNRTLEIEQHSRNQTLETEQHPSNPTVQIEHTSSQILNPLPQSTTKPSSVHLDAVTEALKPTLTPQSIVAEVAEPTSAPEPTRPIDPIYSHSSKLDAPKKQQKDRRFVLVIPATSPSPDLCKTIVTALALGYPSPIIINWGIDYRAITKWEGGQNLPKIPGFVKYLDAAMHPEAHPDEKLEEDDLVLMVDAYDVWFQLPADLLLKRYHEINKRANIRLQQQWDRDEPVPMRQTIIAASGKNCHPQPNSGSNMHCERLPDSPLRADLYGPDTEKDANKHRDHRPKYINGGVYIGPAGDMRRLFRRAAQKMEAGLNQGVHLFSEQGIPGEVLGEQEVWRQWRRASKEVIQDSDAKFLMDRDFEYHFGLDYNQELSIQTYWTDTDDGLFDGAFVLLNNQSAIDAHSEALGISPVRLQGVPEDIESARNPLADVIESPDWGEMELYADFFTESVPAIVHHNGFKERRTSWWDKPWFHQHLRKLLAFHMAPRIPEEPLATIEAEDGGVKYWATTAEKLDRRPRLMGDSAQALLKKVGFQDICQYLDDSLRLPGDHWWDEVFRDAGGPFS from the coding sequence ATGACTCCAAGCCGTGTCATCTCGGGCATAATGGACAAGTGGGTGAGAAGGCATTATGATTTGGATTTTCAGATGCTCAAATCTTCAGTTGCTTTGGGCTTTCGCAGGATGTCAAGAGCCTCCATGCTATTCATCGTATTAAGTCTATCGCtcattattattttcttgtACCCAAAAGCACACATTGGCCCTCACGCCCCCGAGTATCTACAACGCAACCGGACATTGGAGATAGAACAGCATTCACGCAATCAGACTTTGGAGACCGAGCAACACCCAAGCAATCCAACAGTTCAAATCGAAcacaccagcagccagattctgaatcctcttcctcagagCACTACTAAGCCAAGTAGTGTGCATCTTGATGCTGTGACAGAAGCTCTCAAGCCAACTCTCACACCTCAGTCTATTGTTGCAGAGGTTGCCGAGCCGACTTCTGCACCTGAGCCAACAAGGCCTATAGACCCTATATATAGCCATAGCTCTAAACTGGACgcgccaaagaagcagcaaaaagacCGCCGCTTCGTTTTGGTAATACCTGCTACGTCGCCAAGTCCGGATCTATGCAAGACAATAGTAACGGCGCTCGCTCTTGGCTATCCAAGTCCGATAATCATCAACTGGGGAATCGACTATCGTGCGATAACAAAGTGGGAGGGCGGCCAAAACCTCCCTAAAATCCCAGGATTCGTGAAATATCTCGATGCAGCAATGCATCCGGAAGCCCACCCGGACGAGAAGCTAGAGGAAGACGACCTTGTGCTTATGGTTGATGCCTACGACGTCTGGTTCCAACTTCCTGCAGACCTTCTCCTGAAAAGATACCATGAGATCAACAAGAGAGCCAACATCAGACTACAGCAGCAGTGGGACAGAGATGAGCCTGTTCCCATGCGACAGACCATCATTGCAGCGTCTGGAAAAAACTGCCACCCACAACCAAACTCGGGCTCCAACATGCACTGCGAAAGATTGCCTGATAGCCCATTGAGAGCAGACCTGTATGGTCCAGACACGGAAAAGGATGCAAACAAGCACCGGGATCATCGACCAAAGTACATCAACGGAGGTGTTTATATTGGCCCAGCAGGTGACATGAGGCGCCTGTTTCGTCGTGCCGCACAGAAAATGGAAGCAGGCCTGAACCAAGGTGTCCACTTGTTCAGCGAACAAGGCATTCCCGGAGAAGTGCTGGGTGAGCAAGAGGTCTGGCGACAATGGCGGCGAGCAAGCAAAGAAGTCATCCAAGACAGTGACGCAAAATTTCTAATGGATCGGGATTTTGAGTATCACTTTGGGCTCGACTATAATCAAGAGCTGTCCATCCAGACCTATTGGACAGATACTGACGACGGGCTGTTTGATGGAGCCTTTGTTTTACTAAACAACCAGTCTGCTATTGATGCACACTCCGAAGCATTGGGCATATCCCCTGTGCGACTCCAAGGTGTTCCAGAGGATATCGAGTCGGCAAGGAATCCGCTCGCCGACGTGATTGAGTCACCAGACTGgggagagatggagctgtATGCCGACTTTTTCACCGAGTCCGTTCCTGCCATAGTCCACCACAACGGGTTCAAAGAGAGACGAACCTCTTGGTGGGACAAGCCTTGGTTCCACCAGCACTTGCGGAAACTACTTGCCTTCCATATGGCGCCTAGGATACCTGAAGAGCCGTTGGCGACGATAGAGGCTGAGGACGGTGGCGTCAAATATTGGGCTACAACAGCAGAGAAGTTGGATAGAAGGCCACGATTAATGGGCGACTCGGCTCAAGCTCTCTTGAAAAAGGTTGGGTTCCAAGATATTTGTCAGTATTTGGATGATTCACTACGTCTGCCAGGCGATCACTGGTGGGATGAAGTCTTTCGCGATGCAGGAGGGCCATTCAGTTGA
- a CDS encoding uncharacterized protein (EggNog:ENOG41): MAIDAQIRVEAATVADIPELIELVNEGLNPEGEYNIYPHNAHGAKYATDVFEALLKADNSRIKLLVVRDAEGYPIATGTIYVIATGDVFTSAWNNWGISLQRGMKQEVLDSLFGAWTKRHNKLMSNQPRVFVEALVTRNTWQKRGCATAILTEADKIADEIDVPLFLDGAVPEFYERRGYSALLDDSGVEASAVPMLRKKKSERV; this comes from the exons ATGGCGATTGATGCTCAGATTCGAGTAGAAGCTGCTACTGTTGCAGATATACCAGAGCTGATTGAGCTCGTCAATGAAGGGCTGAATCCAGAAGGAGAGTACAACATCTACCCGCATAATGCCCATGGGGCAAAGTATGCAACTGATGTATTCGAGGCTCTCCTCAAGGCGGACAATAGTCGCATCAAGCTGCTGGTTGTTCGAGACGCTGAAG GCTATCCCATTGCAACGGGAACTATATACGTTATCGCTACGGGTGATGTTTTTACCAGTGCATGGAACAACTGGGGTATTTCTCTTCAGCGAGGTATGAAACAAGAGGTGCTGGATAGCCTCTTCGGCGCATGGACGAAGCGCCACAACAAGCTAATGAGCAACCAGCCTCGAGTGT TTGTTGAAGCCTTGGTCACTCGGAATACCTGGCAAAAGCGAGGATGCGCAACTGCAATTCTCACAGAAGCGGACAAAATAGCAGATGAAATCGACGttcctctttttttagaTGGAGCGGTACCCGAATTCTACGAACGGCGGGGTTATAGTGCGCTCCTTGATGATTCTGGCGTAGAAGCATCGGCAGTGCCGATGCTgcgaaaaaagaagagcgagcGGGTCTGA
- a CDS encoding uncharacterized protein (EggNog:ENOG41~SECRETED:SignalP(1-24)~MEROPS:MER0001320) encodes MKSAILAITTAALASALSERSTSASPPQTLDRVWSGVKQSGSGFTSVTGTFTIPKGGKSFGPSIWVGIDGSTECPGRGPLQTGVRLTGNGTAFGWFEWVPLSAPMFKSLEVSEGDDIRMTINAYGPSSGSAILDNLSTGQSVSHIFTSADAPLDAPLCQKSVSGSSRTTIILGETIPASWRLPTTAPSLSEMRRRRDRRVKSLLRAAN; translated from the coding sequence ATGAAGTCAGCCATCCTTGCCATTACGACGGCTGCCCTGGCTTCTGCTCTCTCCGAACGGTCGACCAGCGCAAGTCCCCCACAAACTCTGGACCGCGTATGGTCCGGTGTTAAGCAGAGCGGCAGTGGCTTCACTTCAGTGACAGGCACATTCACAATTCCAAAAGGCGGCAAAAGCTTTGGGCCTTCTATTTGGGTCGGAATCGATGGTTCCACCGAATGTCCCGGACGCGGGCCATTGCAAACGGGCGTCAGACTCACTGGCAATGGCACAGCGTTTGGCTGGTTTGAATGGGTTCCCCTGAGCGCACCGATGTTTAAGAGCTTGGAAGTCAGTGAGGGAGACGATATCAGAATGACCATCAACGCCTACGGACCTTCCAGTGGCTCCGCTATCCTGGACAACCTCAGCACCGGGCAGAGCGTGTCGCACATTTTTACCAGCGCCGACGCGCCGCTAGATGCGCCGCTGTGCCAAAAGAGTGTTAGTGGATCGTCGAGGACTACAATAATTCTGGGGGAAACGATACCGGCATCGTGGCGTCTCCCGACTACGGCACCATCACTATCCGAGATGCGTCGGCGCAGGGATCGACGGGTAAAGTCACTCCTGAGGGCGGCGAACTGA
- a CDS encoding uncharacterized protein (EggNog:ENOG41~SECRETED:SignalP(1-17)) has product MLHFCFTCPFLMHGTLAMAAVHERFFETTPTHRRSLRESYHASQFTTLFSKQLSQPIREEHKDPLWAAAGAVAILTFSALNASSPDEAWPLGAPDSSDLGWLRLGVGKMKLWHLVNPLRPESVYRIISESFAQLHQSVPTRGTNGVSVELVQLCGLDESSTQENNPFFTAAHGLSQLLEVPKGRVSLDNAMKVWSHMDNRFVVLLEMKDPVALLLLCLWYTKASESRWWISIRAKHELPAICSYLEIYHKDNSVIQALIPSL; this is encoded by the exons ATGCTTCATTTCTGTTTTACT TGTCCGTTCCTGATGCATGGAACATTGGCGATGGCAGCTGTTCATGAGCGCTTTTTTGAGACGACACCAACACATCGTCGCTCATTACGAGAATCTTATCACGCATCTCAATTCACAACCTTGTTCAGCAAACAGCTCAGCCAACCCATTAGAGAAGAACACAAGGACCCCCtctgggctgctgctggcgctgttGCTATTCTGACGTTTTCTGCCCTTAATGCGTCCTCTCCTGATGAGGCATGGCCTCTTGGGGCACCCGACTCTTCCGACCTTGGCTGGCTTCGTCTGGGGGTTGGTAAGATGAAACTGTGGCATTTAGTAAATCCGCTGCGGCCAGAAAGTGTGTACCGCATCATTTCTGAATCATTTGCACAACTACATCAATCAGTGCCAACGCGAGGCACCAATGGCGTGTCAGTCGAATTGGTACAACTGTGCGGGCTTGACGAATCGTCGACGCAAGAGAATAACCCTTTCTTCACAGCTGCGCATGGTCTCTCCCAGCTATTAGAAGTACCAAAGGGCAGAGTCTCCCTAGACAATGCTATGAAGGTATGGAGCCATATGGATAATAGATTTGTGGTCTTATTGGAAATGAAGGACCCGGTAGcgcttttgctgctttgcCTGTGGTATACTAAAGCCAGCGAAAGCAGATGGTGGATTAGCATTCGAGCCAAACATGAGCTTCCGGCTATTTGCTCTTACTTGGAGATATACCACAAGGACAACAGTGTTATCCAAGCCCTCATTCCATCTCTATAG
- a CDS encoding uncharacterized protein (EggNog:ENOG41), with protein sequence MTVITRPTTSQSKPRREILVTGGAGFIGSNLVEALLAKGCWKVIVVDNFDDFYSPEIKHANIAAHLHNPNFRLYEIDIREPVSLRGIFADNNISVIVHLASRAGVRPSLQHPASYIDTNVTGTLNLLDCARDFGVRNFLFGSSSSVYGLNSKVPFSEDQKTCQPISPYAASKAAAELLCHTYSHLYGIRCICLRFFTVYGPRQRPDLAIHKFAKLIYDGKPIPVFGDGTTRRDYTYVDDIIQGVCAAIDYEGSQYEVFNLGESQTIELRELIGLIERSLERTAILDRREAQPGDMSITFADISKANRLLGYKPKTKIHDGIPKFVQWFLSQYHCMA encoded by the coding sequence ATGACAGTCATCACTCGTCCTACGACCTCACAGTCCAAGCCTAGAAGAGAAATACTAGTGACCGGCGGCGCAGGCTTCATTGGGTCAAACCTGGTCGAAGCCCTCTTAGCAAAAGGCTGCTGGAAGGTTATTGTTGTGGACAACTTTGATGACTTTTACTCTCCCGAGATTAAACACGCGAACATTGCTGCACATCTTCACAATCCCAACTTCAGACTGTACGAAATCGACATACGAGAGCCCGTTTCTCTACGCGGAATCTTTGCCGACAACAATATTTCTGTTATTGTGCACCTTGCTTCGCGAGCTGGCGTGCGGCCGTCTCTTCAGCACCCAGCTTCATATATCGACACCAATGTCACCGGTACTTTGAACTTGCTTGACTGTGCCAGAGATTTCGGCGTGCGAAATTTTCTATTTGGATCATCATCAAGCGTATACGGACTCAACTCAAAGGTTCCCTTTTCCGAGGATCAGAAGACGTGTCAGCCAATCTCGCCGTATGCAGCATCCAAGGCAGCCGCCGAACTGCTTTGTCATACCTATTCCCATCTTTACGGGATTCGCTGCATTTGCTTAAGATTCTTCACTGTGTATGGCCCGCGCCAGCGCCCTGATCTTGCAATTCACAAATTTGCCAAGCTCATCTATGACGGCAAGCCGATTCCTGTCTTTGGCGACGGGACTACTCGTCGAGACTACACTTATGTAGATGATATTATACAAGGTGTTTGCGCTGCCATCGACTATGAGGGCTCTCAGTACGAGGTGTTCAACCTTGGAGAATCGCAGACCATTGAGCTGCGCGAATTGATTGGCCTGATTGAGAGGAGTTTGGAGCGAACCGCAATTCTTGACAGGCGCGAGGCACAACCAGGTGATATGTCAATCACGTTTGCGGACATTTCAAAAGCCAACAGGCTACTAGGATACAAGCCCAAGACGAAAATTCACGATGGCATTCCAAAGTTTGTTCAATGGTTCTTGTCGCAATATCATTGTATGGCGTAA
- a CDS encoding uncharacterized protein (EggNog:ENOG41~SECRETED:SignalP(1-18)~MEROPS:MER0030934~CAZy:CE10), with protein sequence MVRTGALLLSTLVCIAQAATEHSLPTVDLGYEVHRAISYNATTETYNFTNIPYAEPPLGSLRFNAPVPPKGVKSGVQDGHEGKICPQQSPDWTLIATQFVTAWATGQLPFNLTEAEINLKNTPQPPPDPRTTEDCLVLDVVVPKAVFERKSSGRKAPVVRLISYHGGGYVSGSKESWGSPNEIISASQEDGSDGIIWVAMNYRLGVFGFLAGPSLQANGTANAGLHDQRLALQWVQENIAKFGGDPENVTVMGESAGAGSIMYHLVSRGGQPVPFKRAITQSIPLSIITDPLQQESNFQDFLSILNVTSLQEARQLPSSVLIAANSKQIRAAPYDQFAFNPSVDGDLIPGPPTQLLLEGSFTQGIELLSSHASCEGALFVNPQTIGNDKALLQEFQRLFPLVPKEKFIFMVESLYPPIYDGSYPYTSDVQRAVLMTNEFFFAAAQQTLLQETIHHGTAVYAYEFAVPPAIHGSDIPYTFYDGPTPNVDASVATTIQHAIAGFAKNGMPDTRPLSIGSWPRYGSNATTLNLNVNASVVYSDITWNNRTKSWADTL encoded by the exons ATGGTTCGAACCGGCGCGCTCCTGTTGTCTACACTGGTGTGTATAGCTCAAGCTGCAACCGAACACTCGCTACCAACCGTTGACTTAGGGTATGAGGTCCATCGTGCTATCTCATACAAT GCAACAACTGAAACCTATAATTTTACGAACATCCCATACGCTGAACCTCCGTTGGGGTCACTGCGATTCAACGCTCCTGTTCCACCCAAAGGTGTTAAAAGTGGCGTTCAGGATGGCCATGAGGGAAAGATTTGTCCACAGCAGTCACCAGACTGGACTCTTATTGCAACACAGTTTGTGACTGCATGGGCGACGGGCCAGCTTCCGTTCAACCTAACCGAAGCTGAGATTAATCTAAAGAACACTCCCCAGCCACCGCCAGATCCACGGACTACAGAAGATTGTTTAGTCTTGGATGTCGTAGTCCCAAAGGCTGTATTTGAACGGAAATCCAGTGGCAGAAAAGCCCCCGTGGTT AGACTAATCAGCTACCACGGAGGTGGATATGTGAGCGGATCCAAAGAATCATGGGGTAGCCCTAATGAGATTATCTCTGCGTCTCAAGAAGATGGCAGTGATGGAATCATCTGGGTCGCCATGAACTATCGCCTCGGTGTGTTTGGCTTTCTTGCGGGCCCTTCGCTGCAGGCTAACGGCACAGCTAATGCTGGACTGCATGACCAACGTCTCGCCCTGCAATGGGTTCAAGAAAATATCGCTAAATTTGGTGGAGATCCTGAAAATGTCACAGTAATGGGAGAATCTGCTGGCGCAGGCTCAATCATGTACCATCTTGTCTCTCGGGGAGGTCAGCCCGTGCCGTTCAAAAGAGCCATAACGCAATCCATACCGCTGAGCATAATAACCGATCCTTTGCAGCAAGAGAGCAACTTTCAGGATTTTCTCTCGATTTTGAATGTTACTTCGCTACAAGAAGCCAGACAACTGCCTTCAAGCGTCCTCATTGCCGCCAATTCTAAGCAAATCAGAGCTGCTCCTTATGATCAATTTGCCTTCAATCCTTCAGTTGACGGCGACTTGATTCCTGGCCCACCAACTCAGCTTCTACTCGAAGGATCATTCACTCAAGGCATTGAACTGTTATCTTCACATGCGAGTTGTGAAGGTGCTTTATTTGTTAATCCCCAAACTATTGGCAATGACAAAGCGTTATTGCAAGAGTTTCAACGTCTTTTCCCACTTGTACCAAAGGAAAAGTTCATTTTCATGGTGGAATCGCTTTATCCGCCCATTTATGATGGCTCTTATCCCTATACTTCCGATGTTCAACGAGCTGTACTGATGACAAATGAGTTCTTTTTTGCTGCGGCTCAACAAACCCTGCTTCAAGAGACTATCCACCATGGTACTGCAGTTTATGCCTATGAATTCGCAGTTCCTCCAGCTATTCATGGAAGCGACATTCCATATACGTTTTATGACGGCCCAACGCCGAATGTGGATGCCTCTGTTGCTACCACCATCCAGCATGCTATTGCAGGATTTGCAAAGAATGGAATGCCGGATACAAGGCCATTGAGCATAGGATCGTGGCCTCGCTATGGGAGCAACGCGACAACGTTGAACTTGAATGTCAACGCGTCAGTTGTATATTCAGACATAACATGGAACAACAGAACGAAATCGTGGGCGGACACTTTGTAA
- a CDS encoding uncharacterized protein (EggNog:ENOG41), which yields MRIFVTGSTGFVGSAVVKELLSAGHQVLGLTRNDKGVEQLKAQGVEVLRGTIEDLELLKKGASECDAVIHLAFVHNMADFVGSCATDRAAITAMGSALAAAGGNRALVVTSGTMLLPRGKIGKEADAPDMSTPGASARGPSESLCLDFVKQGVRASVVRLPPTTHGPGSSGFMSLLIPVAMQKGVSAYAGDGQNRWCAGHRDDAAKLYRLAVEKAKAGSVFHAVAEEGVTLKDIATQLGKSLNIPVVSIPLETAEDYFGGFKDFATADNIASSAKTKEQLGWNPTNPGLLEDIPVIVKTLTS from the coding sequence ATGCGTATTTTTGTCACAGGTTCTACCGGCTTCGTCGGCTCTGCGGTTGTCAAGGAACTTCTCTCAGCAGGACACCAAGTACTTGGCTTGACTCGCAATGACAAAGGGGTCGAGCAGCTGAAAGCCCAAGGTGTTGAGGTCCTACGTGGGACTATCGAGGACTTGGAGCTCCTCAAGAAAGGCGCCTCTGAATGTGACGCAGTCATTCACCTGGCATTCGTCCACAACATGGCCGACTTTGTTGGGTCTTGTGCCACAGATCGAgctgccatcaccgccatggGCTCTGCCCTGGCTGCTGCCGGTGGCAACCGCGCTCTAGTAGTCACTTCAGGCaccatgctgctgccgcgCGGCAAGATTGGCAAGGAGGCTGATGCACCTGACATGAGTACTCCCGGAGCCTCGGCCCGTGGTCCTTCAGAGTCATTGTGTCTCGACTTCGTCAAGCAGGGTGTGCGCGCCAGCGTTGTGCGCCTACCGCCAACAACACACGGTCCTGGATCTTCGGGGTTCATGTCGTTGCTTATCCCCGTTGCGATGCAGAAGGGCGTCTCTGCGTACGCTGGTGATGGCCAGAATCGTTGGTGCGCCGGCCACCGCGACGACGCAGCCAAGTTGTACCGGCTTGCCGTagagaaggccaaggcaggATCTGTGTTTCATGCTGTGGCCGAGGAAGGCGTGACACTGAAGGATATCGCGACTCAGCTTGGCAAAAGTCTGAATATTCCGGTTGTCAGTATCCCgttggagacggcagagGACTATTTTGGTGGATTCAAGGACTTTGCCACGGCCGATAACATAGCTTCAAGCGCCAAGACAAAGGAGCAATTGGGATGGAATCCGACAAACCCAGGTCTACTAGAAGATATTCCGGTTATTGTTAAGACTTTGACCTCTTAG
- a CDS encoding uncharacterized protein (TransMembrane:1 (i7-25o)), with product MSPVKNFDIAIVGGGIAGLTLAIALNSRSIPFTIYEQASSFAEIGAGVSFSPNAVQAMKVCHEGIYEAFEKVCTRNLSPSKQKVWFDYVDAYSDVTSNGTLDTAFTVSNSLGQNGVHRAQFLDEAVKLIPKHLARFGKRLQSITEGLNGRLVMRFDDGTVVEADAIIGCDGIKSRVRQAIVGADHPSAKPVYTHKYAYRGLIPMEDACAAVGEERAQNACMYMGHDKHVLTFPVNHGKTLNLVAFRTTSEDWPDTQRLTRPGQREQLLHDFEDYGPAAIKLLKLVNPKLDVWAIFDLGYPVPTFYKGRICISGDAAHATSPHHGAGAGFCIEDSAMLAELLADEQVKTQHDLEAVFATYDAERRSRAQWMVESSRWVGDCYELRAEGVGNDFTKIQDQINERNGIITNVNIEEMCAKAKNELRRRLSKPLGDEKL from the exons ATGTCGCCAGTAAAGAATTTTGACATAGCAATTGTTGGTGGTGGGATCGCGGGGCTAACATTGGCAATTGCTCTTAACTCTCGCTCGATTCCCTTCACCATCTATGAGCAGGCATCTTCGTTTGCAGAGATTGGGGCGGGTGTCTCCTTCAGCCCCAATGCTGTCCAGGCTATGAAAGTTTGCCACGAGGGCATTTACGAAGCATTCGAGAAAGTGTGTACCAGAAACTTGTCACcctcaaaacaaaaagttTGGTTCGATTATGTGGACGCATACAGCGATGTAACATCCAATGGTACCCTTGATACGGCTTTCACTGTTTCGAATAGCCTCGGTCAGAACGGCGTACATCGCGCCCAATTTCTGGACGAGGCGGTCAAACTCATTCCCAAACATCTTGCGAGGTTTGGTAAACGACTTCAAAGCATCACTGAAGGTCTCAACGGTAGACTCGTGATGCGATTCGACGATGGAACCGTAGTAGAGGCTGACGCGATCATTGGCTGTGATGGGATCAAATCGCGGGTCCGTCAAGCCATCGTTGGAGCCGACCATCCATCCGCTAAGCCTGTTTATACGCATAAATACGCATATCGTGGACTGATTCCAATGGAGGATGCGTGTGCTGCAGTTGGTGAAGAGCGAGCTCAGAATGCTTGCATGTAT ATGGGGCATGACAAACATGTTCTGACCTTCCCTGTGAACCACGGAAAGACCCTGAATTTGGTCGCATTCAGAACTACTTCGGAGGACTGGCCCGATACTCAGAGATTAaccaggccaggccaacGGGAGCAACTTTTACATGACTTTGAGGATTATGGTCCCGCCGCCATCAAATTATTGAAGCTGGTCAACCCGAAACTCGATGTG TGGGCAATATTTGACCTCGGCTACCCCGTCCCAACCTTTTACAAGGGCCGCATTTGCATTTCAGGCGATGCCGCTCACGCTACTTCTCCACACCATGGCGCTGGGGCTGGATTCTGCATTGAGGACAGCGCGATGTTGGCGGAGCTGCTGGCAGACGAGCAAGTCAAGACACAGCATGACCTGGAAGCAGTCTTTGCTACTTATGATGCAGAGAGGCGATCAAGGGCACAGTGGATGGTGGAGAGCAGTCGGTGGGTCGGAGACTGCTATGAATTACGTGCAGAAGGGGTCGGAAATGACTTCACGAAGATTCAGGATCAAATCAATGAGAGGAATGGGATCATTACTAATGTCAATATAGAAGAGATGTGtgcaaaggccaagaacgAGCTGCGGAGGAGACTCTCTAAGCCACTGGGAGATGAAAAGTTGTAA